From Cellulomonas chengniuliangii, the proteins below share one genomic window:
- a CDS encoding Trp biosynthesis-associated membrane protein codes for MSDLADVAGQPTSPGAGARRRGRGPAAALLVLLAALTAGAALPVWLRSTGTSALHGEVAVEVTGTQAAPGVVAAALVLLAATAAVGLVGRAGRWVVVVVVAAAGAVVVASAAGAVADAAGAAEAAVAELTGVGVLTAPVEITVWPWAALLAGCADVVAAVVLAALSRSWPQPSRRHASPAVAAAVPQQGAPVDDQAAWDSLTRGDDPT; via the coding sequence ATGAGCGATCTCGCCGACGTGGCCGGTCAGCCGACCTCGCCCGGGGCTGGGGCCCGCCGTCGGGGACGCGGGCCCGCGGCGGCCCTGCTCGTCCTGCTCGCGGCCCTCACCGCCGGCGCGGCCCTGCCGGTGTGGTTGCGGAGCACCGGGACGAGCGCCTTGCACGGCGAGGTGGCGGTCGAGGTGACGGGCACGCAGGCCGCGCCCGGGGTCGTCGCCGCGGCGCTGGTGCTGCTCGCCGCCACCGCGGCGGTCGGCCTGGTCGGCCGGGCCGGGCGGTGGGTCGTGGTCGTGGTCGTGGCCGCGGCGGGCGCCGTGGTCGTCGCCTCGGCCGCGGGAGCCGTCGCGGACGCCGCGGGGGCCGCTGAGGCCGCCGTGGCCGAGCTGACAGGCGTGGGGGTGCTCACGGCGCCTGTCGAGATCACCGTCTGGCCGTGGGCGGCGCTGCTCGCGGGCTGCGCCGACGTCGTCGCCGCCGTCGTGCTGGCCGCGCTGTCCCGCTCGTGGCCGCAGCCGAGCCGCAGGCACGCCAGCCCGGCCGTCGCTGCCGCCGTCCCGCAGCAGGGCGCCCCGGTCGACGACCAGGCCGCGTGGGACTCCCTGACCCGCGGCGACGACCCCACCTGA
- a CDS encoding anthranilate synthase component I, translated as MSAPALPTEMTGVEVPWGATWPRVDEFRALAAGRRVVPVVRRLLADDVTPVGLYRTLAQGRPGTFILESAESDGAWSRYSFIGVRSRATLTSRDGRAVWHGDVPVGVPLEGDPVEVLAQTLEVLRTPAVPGLPPLTGGLVGALGWDVVRHWEPTLPARAPEELGVPELTMCLVSDLAVVDHHDGSVWLVANAINFDDTDARVDEAHADAVARLDGMQAALLHPAPPAAAGLADLPEPALEFRTARADFEASVRAGQEAIRDGEVFQVVLSQRLDLDCPADPIDVYRVLRTINPSPYMYYLQLSDADGAEFAVVGSSPETLVKVTDGRVVTFPIAGSRPRGADPDHDRRLVDELLADPKERAEHLMLVDLSRNDLVKVCEPASVEVVEFMEVKRFSHIMHICSTVVGRLREGATAVQTLMATFPAGTLSGAPKPRAIALIDEIEPARRGIYGGTVGYFDLAGDMDMAIAIRTALIRGGRASVQAGGGIVADSVPALEYEESRNKAAAAVRAVQVAARLRGVRP; from the coding sequence ATGAGCGCCCCCGCCCTCCCCACCGAGATGACAGGCGTCGAGGTCCCCTGGGGCGCGACGTGGCCCAGGGTCGACGAGTTCCGGGCCCTCGCCGCCGGGCGCCGCGTCGTTCCCGTGGTGCGGCGCCTGCTCGCGGACGACGTCACCCCGGTCGGGCTCTACCGCACCCTGGCGCAGGGGCGGCCCGGCACGTTCATCCTCGAGTCGGCCGAGTCCGACGGCGCCTGGTCGCGCTACTCGTTCATCGGTGTGCGCTCGCGCGCGACCCTGACCTCCCGTGACGGCAGGGCCGTGTGGCACGGCGACGTCCCGGTGGGGGTCCCCCTCGAGGGCGACCCCGTCGAGGTGCTCGCCCAGACGCTCGAGGTGCTGCGCACGCCCGCCGTGCCCGGCCTGCCCCCGCTGACCGGTGGACTGGTGGGCGCCCTGGGCTGGGACGTCGTCCGGCACTGGGAGCCGACGCTGCCCGCGCGCGCGCCCGAGGAGCTCGGGGTGCCCGAGCTGACGATGTGCCTGGTGAGCGACCTGGCCGTGGTCGACCACCACGACGGCTCGGTGTGGCTGGTCGCCAACGCGATCAACTTCGACGACACCGACGCCCGGGTCGACGAGGCGCACGCCGACGCGGTCGCGCGGCTCGACGGCATGCAGGCGGCCCTGCTGCACCCGGCGCCCCCCGCGGCCGCCGGGCTGGCCGACCTGCCCGAGCCCGCCCTGGAGTTCCGCACGGCCCGCGCCGACTTCGAGGCGTCGGTGCGCGCCGGCCAGGAGGCCATCCGCGACGGCGAGGTCTTCCAGGTGGTGCTCTCCCAGCGCCTCGACCTGGACTGCCCGGCCGACCCCATCGACGTCTACCGGGTGCTGCGCACCATCAACCCGAGCCCGTACATGTACTACCTGCAGCTCTCGGACGCCGATGGCGCCGAGTTCGCGGTGGTCGGCTCCAGCCCGGAGACGCTGGTCAAGGTCACCGACGGGCGGGTGGTGACGTTCCCGATCGCCGGCTCGAGGCCGCGTGGCGCCGACCCCGACCACGACCGGCGGCTGGTCGACGAGCTGCTCGCCGACCCCAAGGAGCGCGCCGAGCACCTGATGCTGGTCGACCTCTCTCGCAACGACCTGGTCAAGGTCTGCGAGCCGGCGAGCGTGGAGGTGGTGGAGTTCATGGAGGTCAAGCGCTTCAGCCACATCATGCACATCTGCTCGACGGTCGTGGGACGGCTGCGCGAGGGCGCCACAGCGGTGCAGACCCTCATGGCGACCTTTCCGGCGGGGACGCTGTCAGGCGCCCCGAAGCCCCGGGCGATCGCGCTCATCGATGAGATCGAGCCCGCCAGGCGGGGCATCTACGGGGGCACCGTCGGCTACTTCGACCTGGCCGGCGACATGGACATGGCCATCGCCATCCGCACCGCGCTGATCCGCGGGGGGCGTGCCAGCGTGCAGGCGGGCGGGGGCATCGTCGCGGACTCGGTGCCCGCGCTGGAGTACGAGGAGTCGCGCAACAAGGCGGCCGCAGCGGTCCGCGCCGTGCAGGTGGCCGCGCGTCTGCGCGGAGTGCGCCCATGA
- a CDS encoding ABC transporter ATP-binding protein, which produces MSTTTTEKAKPARPASADAGGIGASTLGVWGTLRRGVQVSPELLDGITLTLLLALAAASGRIVVPIAVQQTIDSGILSAGGPDVRRVVTLVALAVAGLLAGAACSAVVNVRLFRASERGLLALRTRAFRHVHDLSVLTQNTERRGSLVSRVTSDVDTISMFVQWGGIMLLVSLLQLTVATVLMAVYSWQLTILVWLCFLPLLVALRPLQKRVNAAYTAVREQIGAMLGAISEAVVGAETIRAYGVQARTQRKIDRAVRGTRNAMVRAQNTVALVFSSGVLVANLVLAAVVVGGTHLGLAGDLSVGQLLAFLFLVQLFTGPVQMATEVLNELQNAVAGWRRVLAVIETPVSVVDAGPDAPRSPRGPAAVTLRDVGFAYPGGPPVLHGVDLELPARTSVAVVGATGSGKTTIAKLVGRLMDPTSGQVLIDGVDVREIGVANLRERVVMVPQEGFLFDTTLGENIALGLRGVDAPAREVWEPAARDALEELGLGDWLAELPQGLSTPVGQRGESLSAGERQLVALARAYLAGADLLVLDEATSAVDPATEVRIARALRSLTHGRSTLTIAHRLSTAEAADLVVVVDAGHVVEVGSHAELVARGGAYAAMHASWVSQTR; this is translated from the coding sequence ATGAGCACCACCACCACCGAGAAGGCCAAACCCGCACGGCCTGCCAGCGCGGACGCCGGCGGGATCGGCGCCTCGACGCTCGGGGTGTGGGGGACGCTGCGCCGCGGCGTGCAGGTCTCACCCGAGCTGCTCGACGGCATCACGCTCACCTTGTTGCTGGCCCTGGCCGCGGCGTCGGGGCGCATCGTGGTCCCGATCGCCGTGCAGCAGACCATCGACTCCGGGATCCTGTCCGCCGGCGGACCCGACGTGCGTCGCGTCGTCACGCTCGTGGCGCTGGCGGTGGCCGGCCTGCTGGCCGGCGCGGCGTGCTCCGCGGTCGTCAACGTGCGGCTGTTCCGGGCCAGCGAGCGGGGCCTGCTGGCCCTGCGCACCCGGGCGTTCCGGCATGTGCACGACCTGTCCGTCCTCACCCAGAACACCGAGCGGCGCGGCTCTCTCGTCTCCCGGGTCACCTCGGACGTCGACACCATCTCGATGTTCGTCCAGTGGGGCGGCATCATGCTGCTCGTCTCGCTGCTGCAGCTCACCGTCGCGACCGTGCTCATGGCCGTGTACTCGTGGCAGCTGACGATCCTGGTCTGGCTCTGCTTCCTCCCGTTGCTGGTCGCCCTGCGGCCCCTGCAGAAGCGGGTCAACGCGGCGTACACGGCGGTGCGCGAGCAGATCGGCGCGATGCTCGGCGCCATCTCCGAGGCCGTCGTCGGCGCGGAGACCATCCGGGCCTACGGCGTGCAGGCGCGGACCCAGCGCAAGATCGACCGCGCGGTGCGGGGCACGCGGAACGCGATGGTGCGGGCGCAGAACACCGTCGCCCTCGTCTTCTCCAGCGGCGTCCTGGTGGCGAACCTGGTACTCGCCGCGGTGGTCGTCGGCGGGACCCACCTGGGCCTCGCGGGCGACCTGAGCGTCGGGCAACTGCTCGCCTTCCTGTTCCTCGTGCAGCTCTTCACCGGTCCCGTCCAGATGGCGACCGAGGTGCTCAACGAGCTGCAGAACGCGGTCGCGGGCTGGCGGCGCGTCCTGGCCGTCATCGAGACCCCGGTGAGCGTGGTCGACGCCGGCCCGGACGCGCCGCGGTCGCCGCGCGGCCCCGCGGCGGTGACGCTTCGCGACGTGGGATTCGCCTACCCAGGCGGCCCGCCGGTGCTGCATGGCGTGGACCTGGAGCTGCCGGCGCGGACCTCGGTGGCCGTGGTGGGCGCGACAGGGTCGGGCAAGACGACGATCGCGAAGCTCGTCGGACGCCTCATGGACCCGACCTCCGGCCAGGTGCTGATCGACGGCGTGGACGTGCGCGAGATCGGGGTCGCGAACCTTCGCGAGCGGGTGGTCATGGTGCCCCAGGAGGGGTTCCTGTTCGACACCACGCTCGGGGAGAACATCGCGCTCGGTCTGCGCGGCGTCGACGCGCCGGCACGCGAGGTGTGGGAGCCGGCGGCGCGCGACGCGCTCGAGGAGCTCGGGCTGGGCGACTGGCTCGCGGAGCTGCCCCAAGGCCTGAGCACGCCAGTGGGCCAGCGCGGCGAGTCGCTCTCGGCGGGGGAGAGGCAGCTCGTGGCGCTCGCCCGGGCCTACCTGGCCGGCGCCGACCTGCTGGTGCTCGACGAGGCCACCTCCGCGGTGGACCCGGCCACCGAGGTGCGGATCGCCCGGGCGCTGCGCTCCCTGACCCACGGCCGCAGCACCCTGACGATCGCCCACCGGCTGTCCACCGCTGAGGCCGCCGACCTCGTCGTCGTGGTCGACGCGGGCCACGTCGTCGAGGTGGGATCCCATGCGGAGCTCGTCGCGCGCGGCGGCGCCTACGCGGCGATGCACGCCAGCTGGGTGTCGCAGACCCGCTGA
- the hisI gene encoding phosphoribosyl-AMP cyclohydrolase, which translates to MPDSTPNSPDAVPAPETGLDPAVAARLRRDPAGLVAAVVQQHDSGEVLMVGWMNDEALHRTLTSGRVTFWSRSRQEYWRKGDTSGHAQFVKSVSLDCDGDALLVRVDQVGAACHTGARTCFEAGGDLSAVVGSRPAPSGDESLPGQPDTRGAR; encoded by the coding sequence GTGCCCGACTCGACCCCGAACTCTCCCGACGCCGTCCCCGCCCCGGAGACCGGCCTGGACCCGGCCGTCGCGGCCCGCCTCCGGCGCGACCCGGCTGGCCTGGTCGCCGCCGTGGTCCAGCAGCACGACTCCGGCGAAGTGCTCATGGTCGGGTGGATGAACGACGAGGCGCTGCACCGCACGTTGACCTCCGGCAGGGTGACGTTCTGGAGCCGCTCGCGCCAGGAGTACTGGCGCAAGGGCGACACCTCCGGCCACGCGCAGTTCGTGAAGTCCGTGAGCCTGGACTGCGACGGCGACGCCCTGCTCGTGCGCGTCGACCAGGTCGGGGCTGCGTGCCACACCGGCGCCCGGACCTGCTTCGAGGCGGGCGGGGACCTCTCCGCCGTCGTCGGCAGCCGTCCTGCCCCCAGCGGCGATGAGTCCCTTCCCGGCCAGCCCGACACTCGAGGAGCCCGATGA